In Sandaracinaceae bacterium, the genomic window TGCTGATGGCCACCCGGGCGACGCCCGCATCGCGCATCCGCTCGAGCCACTCCCGCGTGACCAGCGGTGTGGCGCTGGGCGTGAGCGCCATGCGGAGCCCGAGGTACGTCCCGTGACGAACCAGCTCCACGATGTCGGGGCGCTTTGCCGGGTCTCCGCCGGTCAGGACCACCAGCTTGGTGCCCATGGCGGCAGCCTCGTCCAGGAGGCGCTTGCCCTCGCGGGTGGTCAGCTCGCGGGCGTCCCTCGTGGGCACCGCGCAGGCGCGGCAGTGAAGGCACGCCAGGTCACACGCGCGCGTGGTCTCCCAGAAGAGGATGAAGGGCGCCTGGTCGAAGGGAACTGCCGTGGGCCGGGACATACAACCTCGCTTTGGTGCGGTACGGGGGTCTCAAGCGTCGCGCTGCAGCTCCTCTTCGAGGGCCAGCGCCAGGGGGAAGAGCACGCCGTCCTCGAGCAGGACGTGGCGCGTCAGGTCGACGTCGAGCGCGCGCAGCCCGTCGATGAGCTCGCGCCAGGGCTCGTCGGCATCGGCGGGGCAGGCGTAGCCACCCGTGAGCGAGCGAATGGACTCGAGCAGCGAGTCCTCCACCGCGTGCTCGGCGCTCATGATCTGGAGGGGGTGGCGCAGAGAGGCAAAGGGCGCCTGTGGCCGCACACCGCCTGCCTTCGCGGCGGCCTCGAGGGCGAGCAGGAAGGGGAACAGCACCCTCTCCTCGCGGGCGAGGTGCGCCTCGAGCTCGTCGGCCAGCGTCTCGGTGTACTCCGACAGGCGAATGAGCTCCGGCCGGGTACGGCCGTGCAGGCGCGCCACGTCGCCCGCCAGCTCGGCCAGGCGGGGGGCCTCGTGCCGCTCGAAGTCGTGGTGGTCCCGCAGGATGTGCCCAATCAGCGCGCTCACCCCCAGCTCGATGGGGCCGAGCTCGACGGCGCGCCGGAGCTCGCTGACCAGCGCATCCAGCGGGACGTCGTGCCGCTCGCAGAGGTGCCGCAGGGTCTCGTGCCGAAGCGCGCGGGGCAGCGCCTCGGCCAGCAGCGGTGCCCCCGGTCCGCCCACGCGGAGCGTCAGTTCTTCGAGCGTCAGATCGGGGTCGATGACCATGACACTCGAAGGATTGGGCCGTGGCGTGTGGGCCACCATGACATGCGTCATGTGGAGGCAGGGAACCGTGCTAGGGTCGCGCGCGATGTCGCCCCCGCCTCCCCAGAAGGCCGAGACCACGCTCCGCCGCCGGATGCGGGGCTGCCGCTTCTTCTCCGACCTCGACGAGCGCGAGCTGCAGGAACTCGAGCCCACCTGCTCGCTCTCCACGCTGCGGCGCGGGGAGTTCCTCTGGCGGCACGGGGCCGAGTCGCAGAACTTCCACCACATCGTGTCCGGGCTCGTGGAGATCCGGCGCCCCACGCCCTCCGCCGAGGTCACGCTCATGGCGTTCTTCGGGCCCACCGAGTGTCCCGGCGTGCCGGTGGTGCTCGAGCGTCGCCGCTACGGAGCCGACGCCGTGGTGGCCAGCACGCAGGCCGTCATCCTCTCCATCCATGCGGTGTCCCTGATCGAGCGCATGCAGCGCGACCCGCGCGTGGCCAACGCCATGAACCGCACGTTGCTCGCCCAGGTGCGCCTGTTGCACGGCAAGATCGACGTGATGGCCGCGGGGACGGTTGCGCGTCGGCTCGCGCTCTTCTTGTTGAACCTGGCAGACCGCTTCGGCGACGAGCTCGAGGGCGGCGAGACGGTCATCCCCTTCGGGTTGAGCCGTCAGCAGATCGCCACCTATATCGATGCACGCGTGGAGACGGTCATCCGCGCGCTCAGCGTCTGGAAGAAGAGCGGCGTGGTCCTGATCCACCGCGACCGCATCGTCCTGCCCAGCATCGACGCGCTGCGCCAGTCGGTCGCCGGCTGACCTGACACAGATCATACCGGCGCGCTCGGCTTCCCCCCAGGATCGGGGCTGGAGGCTGAACATGACCATTTCATTACAGACGACCATCGGCGAGCTCGCGTCCGCCATCCCCCACGCGGCGCGCGTCTTCGAGGCGCACCGCATCGACTACTGCTGCGGAGGGCGCCGAAACCTCGGCGACGCATGCGCGAAGGTGGGCGTGAACCCCACCACGGTCATCGCCGAGCTCGAAGCGCCTGCGCGCGACGTGGGCGAGCAGATCGACTGGCGCGAGGCGCCTCTCGCTACCCTCGCGCAGCACATCCTGGACGTGCACCACACGTTCATGTGGCAGGAGCTGCCGCGCATCGAACAGCTCATGAAGAAGGTGGCGCGGGTGCACGGGGAAGCGCACCCCGAGCTGCTCGAGATGTCTCCCGTGGTCCTCGGCATGGTGGACGAGCTCAACATGCACCTCCTCAAAGAGGAGCGCGTGCTCTTCCCGTACATCCAGGCGCTGGCTGTGGCGACCGGGCCCGTCTCCGGTCCCTTCGGCACCGTCCTGCACCCCATCAGCATGATGAACGCGGAGCACGAGGACGCGGGCGAGGCGCTCGAGACCATTCATCGGCTCAGCAACCAGCTCCGCGCGCCGGAAGACGCGTGCGGGAGCTACCGCGCGCTGTACGCCGCGCTCGCCGCCGTGGAGCTGGACCTGCACCAGCACATCCACCTCGAGTCCAACGTGCTCTTCCCGCGCGCGCTCGAGCTCGAGCAGATCCTGAACTCCTCTTCGGCTCGAGGTTGACGCCGCCATGCTCTCGAAATCCGCAGCACGCATGTTCTTCCTCGTCGGGACGGGGCTGTGCAGCCTCTCGTTCGTCCTCCTGACGGTGGACACCTTCCGGCAGATCCCGGGCCAGACCAACGAACACCTCCTCACCCCCGAGGCCATCCGCGGCAAGCACCTCTTCGACAGCTCCAATTGCATGGGCTGTCACACCATCCTCGGCGAGGGCGCCTACTACGCCCCCGAGCTCACGCGCGTGCACTCGCGCCGCGGCCCGGAGTTCATCTCCGCCATGCTGCGCGACCCGGAGGCCATGTACCCGGGGCGGCGTCGCATGCAGCAGTACGACTTCACGGACCAGCAGATCAGTGACTTGGTCGCGTTCTTCGAGTGGGTGGACGGCATGGACCTCAACGGGTTCCCCGCTGACCCCCCTCTGGCCGCTCACATGGGGTCCTC contains:
- a CDS encoding hemerythrin domain-containing protein, which encodes MVIDPDLTLEELTLRVGGPGAPLLAEALPRALRHETLRHLCERHDVPLDALVSELRRAVELGPIELGVSALIGHILRDHHDFERHEAPRLAELAGDVARLHGRTRPELIRLSEYTETLADELEAHLAREERVLFPFLLALEAAAKAGGVRPQAPFASLRHPLQIMSAEHAVEDSLLESIRSLTGGYACPADADEPWRELIDGLRALDVDLTRHVLLEDGVLFPLALALEEELQRDA
- a CDS encoding Crp/Fnr family transcriptional regulator; protein product: MSPPPPQKAETTLRRRMRGCRFFSDLDERELQELEPTCSLSTLRRGEFLWRHGAESQNFHHIVSGLVEIRRPTPSAEVTLMAFFGPTECPGVPVVLERRRYGADAVVASTQAVILSIHAVSLIERMQRDPRVANAMNRTLLAQVRLLHGKIDVMAAGTVARRLALFLLNLADRFGDELEGGETVIPFGLSRQQIATYIDARVETVIRALSVWKKSGVVLIHRDRIVLPSIDALRQSVAG
- the ric gene encoding iron-sulfur cluster repair di-iron protein, encoding MTISLQTTIGELASAIPHAARVFEAHRIDYCCGGRRNLGDACAKVGVNPTTVIAELEAPARDVGEQIDWREAPLATLAQHILDVHHTFMWQELPRIEQLMKKVARVHGEAHPELLEMSPVVLGMVDELNMHLLKEERVLFPYIQALAVATGPVSGPFGTVLHPISMMNAEHEDAGEALETIHRLSNQLRAPEDACGSYRALYAALAAVELDLHQHIHLESNVLFPRALELEQILNSSSARG
- a CDS encoding c-type cytochrome yields the protein MLSKSAARMFFLVGTGLCSLSFVLLTVDTFRQIPGQTNEHLLTPEAIRGKHLFDSSNCMGCHTILGEGAYYAPELTRVHSRRGPEFISAMLRDPEAMYPGRRRMQQYDFTDQQISDLVAFFEWVDGMDLNGFPADPPLAAHMGSSVQAPVADGRPPIFDQMCTACHAVGGRGGTVGPALDGVGSRFDQDYLSRWLNDPQSVRPGTAMPELPLTDEQVAALTTYLATLHDGTSAP